In a genomic window of Erigeron canadensis isolate Cc75 chromosome 5, C_canadensis_v1, whole genome shotgun sequence:
- the LOC122599079 gene encoding autophagy-related protein 2 isoform X1, producing MFSWNFAKSAEAMFSRLAVKKICKFLLKKKLGQIILGDIDVNQLDVQLSSGIIQLSDLALNVDFINQKFGEEAILVVKEGSIGSLTVRLPWKNRNCEIELEELEVVLALGRKESGRFATEASISGQDGNTYNSYDFMAHENEMGNSTITGASVDIHEGVKTIAKMVKWLLTSFHVRIKKLIVALDPSAEDMEGKGDCRTLVVRFGEVECGTGVSEDVNLNSEGAVDGFLGLSRLTNFVKFDGAILEFLRLDGDGETWGEMFSGCCSVNATTPVITGEKGGFSGTIKLSIPWKNGSLDIRKLDADVYVDPLEIRFQPSSLKNFMYFMHVFEELNKDRNSYMHSKASESVYHSVSSSHGYSSTSSSFGLYSQKPVAFSPESHSSAGSDSVLDALLRSSHLISDWMASPITSNQELKTEESEFGASVDQFFECFDELRASQSALGNSGMWNWTCSVFSAITAASNLASGSLNIPPEQKHVETSLKATITQIVILFSFVDEDKQDEASYVHYINADFRDMQLLLQVCPQESNFEATVKHIEVSDYFSLPSQNQSANDQSLLIRKKQAAVEKACPPLTPLAGRSRYYRDHIYRDDVVKVLLLKTYAVTRCQYTVPSVTGPRSFSLNLPSLIFWVNLDLISTVLDLMKDIENSLKIYGLKDIVAKGPSPQFMTSHKETLRCNISLLDARIVFCFPCEKSQDCKSYLSWNQFIVIDLSSPSTLRDRRVQSSQRFRVTTSRSLHLSVGNIVVYFVESDYQLKCYAERVLSASDKEGHPSVISMLWQDNAVTGPWITKRVKILANSDHNTGRNKSTGKGHGFAYVTTTKDMEDFNSRTREELVSTSSFFLHVHVAPTTIDLDSSLYQTLHDHLHHMTDWLSCIASEKHPSSSQSSILLECDYVEVSVCVAPAENIKGSIQNELPGSWGKLKLKVTKFELLTVSNTGGSLDASFLWVGHGEGNLRGSTTGVPDDEFVLISCDNSTRGRGNGEGSNVLSSRFPGSDIIHMWDPENIVSQVSINIRCATVVAVGGRLDWFDTIISFFSHISSESNQVNDDVLEKEDSSFVLNLIDIALSYEPYSSNAEAEPGSSQEQCVAGLLAASGLKLSKFSSANCVENDYEIKAHDLGVLLCEEFGLRNLHGSYSDQNLRQIGYVKVAEETHVEAVLRMNCKNGHEWELECSESHVVLDTCQDTTFGLARLAAQIQQIYAPDFEEAIVHLQSRWDNIQVALEGYKSRSSSNYSTSSNSDTNGDIYTANLMDEISEGAFNLDAHHERVSGPFFGLEDNETSCSHATLPELIDGYFLSDMRLLPESSSNYRPQSTKSATPKEVGAQVENGWYGDSLLNIVEDHVLGIAEKTDSRQVIGTKPSVTQTGNVNVKGCVVLKNLNVRWTLYAGSDWQYTRDKAVCLEFALLKMGLLCDIFPDGETYVSKLSVSIQDFSINDVSKGAPWIQVLGCYQSKDRPRESRSKAFKLDLESVRPHPSTPLEEYRLKVAILPMRLHLHQSQLEFLISFFGGKNMSPDHVQDIIELELPQKSYTSLGGCRIIEEALLPYFQKFSISSFVVRVDYIPSRVDVAALGHGKYAELVNLFQWKGVELKLKHVQAVGVYGWSSVCETIIGEWLEDISQNQIHKLLKGLPPIRSLVAVGSSAAKLVSLPVKNYKKDRKIVKGMQRGTIAFLRSVSLEAIGLGAHITAGAHAILLQAEDIISTSPPTSPLQNRGSSNARPGQPKDARQGIQQAFETITDGFGKSASALVQTPLKKYQRGAGVGSALYTAVQAAPGAAIAPASAAARAVHSALIGVRNSLDPEHKKDSMDKYLGSNRPQPR from the exons atgttttcttgGAATTTTGCAAAATCTGCAGAGGCCATGTTTTCAAGATTGGCTGTAAAAAAGATTTGCAAGTTtttattgaagaaaaaattAGGGCAAATTATATTGGGGGATATTGATGTTAATCAGCTTGATGTTCAATTAAGTAGTGGCATAATTCAGCTTTCTGATTTAGCACTTAATGTTgattttattaatcaaaag TTTGGTGAAGAAGCTATCTTGGTTGTGAAAGAAGGGTCGATTGGGTCTTTAACCGTTAGACTTCCATGGAAGAATAGAAACTGTGAAATTGAGTTGGAAGAACTCGAGGTTGTACTTGCCCTTGGTCGAAAAGAAAGTGGTCGATTTGCAACTGAAGCTTCTATTTCAGGTCAAGATGGGAATACGTATAATAGTTATGACTTTATGGCACATGAAAATGAAATGGGTAACAGTACTATAACGGGCGCTTCTGTGGATATTCATGAAGGAGTGAAAACTATTGCCAAGATGGTTAAATGGTTGCTTACAAGTTTCCATGTGAGAATCAAAAAGTTAATAGTTGCTCTTGATCCGTCTGCAGAAGATATGGAGGGAAAAGGGGACTGCAGGACGTTGGTTGTGAGATTTGGTGAAGTGGAATGTGGTACGGGAGTTTCTGAAGATGTTAACCTTAATAGTGAAGGGGCGGTTGATGGTTTTCTTGGGCTGAGTAGGTTGACTAATTTTGTGAAGTTTGATGGAGCAATACTTGAGTTTCTTCGGTTAGATGGTGATGGAGAAACTTGGGGTGAAATGTTTTCAGGATGTTGTTCAGTCAATGCGACTACACCAGTCATTACAGGAGAAAAAGGTGGATTTTCGGGTACCATAAAGCTGAGTATACCATGGAAAAATGGCTCTCTAGATATCAGAAAACTTGATGCTGATGTATATGTCGATCCTTTAGAAATAAGATTCCAACCTAGCTCATTGAAAAATTTCATGTATTTTATGCATGTTTTTGAGGAACTTAACAAAGACCGCAATAGTTATATGCATAGTAAAGCAAGTGAATCTGTATACCACAGTGTATCATCATCCCATGGTTattcatcaacttcaagttcTTTTGGTCTTTATTCTCAGAAACCTGTAGCATTTTCACCTGAATCACATTCTTCAGCTGGAAGTGATTCGGTCTTGGATGCTTTGTTACGTAGTTCACATCTAATATCAGACTGGATGGCATCACCCATCACCAGCAACCAGGAACTAAAAACTGAAGAATCAGAATTTGGGGCCAG TGTCGATCAATTCTTTGAGTGTTTTGATGAATTAAGAGCTTCACAATCTGCATTGGGGAATAGTGGGATGTGGAACTGGACATGCTCTGTGTTTAGTGCAATAACTGCTGCATCCAACCTTGCTTCAGGATCTCTTAATATTCCACCTG AACAGAAacatgttgaaacaagtctcaAGGCAACAATTACACAGATTGTAATCCTATTTTCCTTTGTGGATGAAGACAAGCAAGATGAGGCTTCATATGTCCATTATATAAACGCAGATTTTCGTGACATGCAGCTGCTTTTGCAG GTCTGCCCTCAAGAATCAAACTTTGAAGCAACAGTCAAACATATTGAGGTGTCTGATTATTTCAGTCTACCATCTCAAAATCAAAGTGCGAATGATCAGAGTTTGTTGATTAGAAAGAAGCAAGCTGCAGTTGAAAAGGCTTGCCCTCCTTTGACGCCACTGGCTGGCCGTTCGAGATACTATAGGGATCACATCTATAGGGATGATGTGGTCAAAGTCTTGCTGCTCAAAACTTATGCCGTTACACGATGCCAATACACTGTGCCTTCTGTTACAGGCCCCAGATCCTTTTCTTTGAATCTGCCATCTTTAATTTTCTGGGTGAATCTTGATTTGATAAGCACAGTGTTGGATCTTATGAAAGATATCGAGAACTCCCTTAAAATATATGGTTTAAAAGACATCGTTGCAAAGGGTCCGAGTCCTCAATTTATGACTTCACATAAGGAAACTCTGAGATGCAATATTTCGCTTCTCGATGCAagaattgttttttgttttccttgTGAGAAAAGTCAAGATTGTAAGAGCTACTTATCCTGGAATCAGTTTATTGTTATTGATCTTTCTTCTCCATCTACTTTAAGAGACAGGCGGGTTCAGTCAAGTCAGAGATTTCGTGTGACAACCTCACGGTCGTTGCATTTAAGTGTGGGTAACATTGTGGTCTACTTTGTTGAATCAGATTATCAGCTCAAATGTTATGCAGAACGTGTCTTGTCTGCATCTGATAAAGAGGGCCATCCATCTGTTATAAGTATGTTGTGGCAGGATAATGCTGTTACGGGTCCTTGGATCACAAAGAGAGTGAAGATTCTTGCTAATTCAGATCATAACACCGGCCGGAATAAATCTACAGGGAAAGGCCACGGGTTTGCATATGTAACTACCACTAAAGATATGGAAGATTTCAATTCTCGAACACGAGAGGAGTTGGTTTCAACCTCTTCATTCTTCCTTCATGTCCATGTTGCCCCTACTACTATCGATCTGGACAGTTCGTTATATCAAACCTTACATGATCATTTACATCATATGACTGATTGGTTGTCATGCATAGCTTCTGAAAAACATCCCTCGTCATCTCAGTCATCTATCCTATTAGAATGTGATTATGTGGAGGTTTCTGTTTGTGTAGCACCAGCGGAAAACATCAAAGGGTCGATCCAGAATGAGCTTCCTGGCTCTTGGGgtaaattgaaattaaaagttaCCAAATTTGAGTTGTTAACTGTATCAAATACTGGTGGAAGCCTGGATGCCAGTTTTCTCTGGGTAGGCCATGGTGAGGGAAATCTACGCGGTTCCACTACAGGTGTTCCTGATGATGAGTTTGTTCTTATATCTTGTGATAACTCCACCAGGGGACGCGGGAATGGTGAAGGCTCAAATGTACTTTCTTCTAGGTTTCCCGGGTCTGATATCATACACATGTGGGACCCAGAGAATATTGTAAGTCAAGTATCAATAAATATTAGGTGTGCCACTGTCGTTGCAGTAGGTGGGCGTTTAGATTGGTTCGATAcaattatatcatttttcaGTCATATTTCAAGTGAAAGTAACCAAGTAAATGATGATGTTTTAGAAAAAGAAGACTCTTCGTTTGTGCTTAACTTGATTGATATTGCTTTGAGTTATGAACCTTACTCAAGTAATGCGGAAGCCGAACCAGGTTCTTCTCAAGAACAGTGTGTTGCTGGTCTTCTAGCAGCATCTGGTTTGAAACTCTCAAAGTTTTCATCAGCTAATTGTGTAGAGAACGATTATGAAATCAAAGCTCATGATTTGGGAGTATTGCTTTGTGAAGAGTTTGGGCTCAGGAATCTTCATGGATCTTACAGTGATCAAAATCTACGACAGATTGGGTATGTTAAAGTTGCAGAAGAAACACATGTTGAAGCGGTCTTAAGAATGAATTGCAAGAACGGCCACGAATGGGAATTAGAATGCTCTGAATCCCACGTTGTGCTGGATACTTGCCAAGATACCACCTTTGGACTCGCTCGTCTTGCAGCTCAGATTCAGCAAATATATGCCCCTGATTTTGAAGAAGCAATTGTGCATTTACAGAGTCGGTGGGATAATATCCAGGTGGCACTAGAAGGTTACAAAAGCCGAAGCTCAAGCAATTATTCAACTTCGTCTAATTCAGATACAAACGGGGACATTTATACAGCCAACTTGATGGACGAAATTTCTGAAGGAGCATTCAACTTAGATGCTCATCATGAACGTGTGTCCGGTCCGTTTTTTGGGTTGGAAGACAATGAAACATCGTGCTCACATGCTACCTTGCCCGAGCTCATAGACGGCTACTTCTTATCTGACATGCGCCTTCTACCTGAATCCTCTTCAAACTATCGACCACAGAGCACCAAATCAGCAACTCCAAAGGAGGTGGGGGCTCAAGTTGAAAATGGATGGTATGGCGATTCACTGTTAAATATTGTAGAAGACCATGTTTTGGGTATTGCGGAAAAAACCGATTCCAGACAAGTCATTGGAACCAAGCCTTCTGTCACACAGACGGGGAATGTGAATGTTAAGGGTTGTGTGGTTCTGAAAAATCTTAATGTAAGGTGGACACTGTATGCAGGTTCTGACTGGCAGTATACAAGGGATAAAGCTGTTTGTTTAGAATTCGCACTGTTGAAGATGGGTCTCCTGTGTGACATATTCCCTGATGGTGAAACATATGTGTCTAAACTTTCGGTGTCAATTCAGGATTTTTCTATCAATGATGTCAGCAAGGGTGCACCCTGGATACAG GTTCTTGGTTGTTATCAATCAAAAGATCGTCCTAGAGAATCCCGTTCTAAAGCATTCAAGCTAGATTTAGAATCCGTTAGACCGCATCCCTCAACTCCTCTGGAGGAATACCG GCTAAAAGTTGCAATACTTCCTATGCGTTTGCATCTTCATCAAAGCCAACTTGAATTCCTGATCAGCTTTTTTGGAGGAAAAAATATGTCTCCTGATCATGTTCAGGATATTATTGAATTGGAGTTACCACAAAAGAGCTACACCAGCCTAGGAGGTTGTAGGATAATAGAGGAGGCGTTACTTCCCTATTTTCAG AAGTTCAGCATATCATCTTTTGTTGTTCGGGTTGACTACATTCCTTCTCGTGTTGACGTAGCTGCATTAGGCCACGGGAAATATGCTGAGCTTGTTAATCTTTTTCAGTGGAAG GGGGTAGAGCTAAAACTGAAACATGTTCAAGCTGTCGGTGTTTATGGTTGGAGTAGTGTATGTGAGACAATAATTGGCGAGTGGTTGGAAGATATTTCTCAGAACCAG ATTCATAAATTACTGAAAGGTCTTCCTCCCATTCGATCACTGGTTGCCGTTGGATCTAGTGCTGCAAAGTTAGTGTCGCTACCTGTGAAGAACTACAAGAAAGATCGCAAAATAGTGAAGGGTATGCAAAGAG GTACAATTGCATTCTTGAGGAGTGTCTCACTTGAGGCTATTGGACTTGGAGCACATATTACAGCTGGGGCCCATGCTATCCTCCTTCAAGCAGAAGACATTATTTCAACCAGTCCACCGACCTCGCCTTTACAAAACAGAGGGAGTTCTAATGCCAGACCAGGTCAACCTAAAGATGCTCGCCAAGGAATACAGCAG GCTTTTGAGACCATCACTGATGGTTTTGGAAAATCCGCATCCGCTTTAGTACAAACTCCCCTGAAAAAGTACCAGCGCGGGGCTGGTGTAGGGTCCGCCTTATATACAGCTGTTCAGGCGGCACCTGGAGCAGCTATAGCACCCGCTTCTGCTGCTGCACGTGCAGTGCACTCTGCGCTTATTGGCGTCAGAAATAG CCTTGATCCCGAGCACAAGAAAGATTCAATGGATAAATACTTAGGGTCAAATCGGCCTCAGCCACGTTAA
- the LOC122599079 gene encoding autophagy-related protein 2 isoform X2, protein MFSWNFAKSAEAMFSRLAVKKICKFLLKKKLGQIILGDIDVNQLDVQLSSGIIQLSDLALNVDFINQKFGEEAILVVKEGSIGSLTVRLPWKNRNCEIELEELEVVLALGRKESGRFATEASISGQDGNTYNSYDFMAHENEMGNSTITGASVDIHEGVKTIAKMVKWLLTSFHVRIKKLIVALDPSAEDMEGKGDCRTLVVRFGEVECGTGVSEDVNLNSEGAVDGFLGLSRLTNFVKFDGAILEFLRLDGDGETWGEMFSGCCSVNATTPVITGEKGGFSGTIKLSIPWKNGSLDIRKLDADVYVDPLEIRFQPSSLKNFMYFMHVFEELNKDRNSYMHSKASESVYHSVSSSHGYSSTSSSFGLYSQKPVAFSPESHSSAGSDSVLDALLRSSHLISDWMASPITSNQELKTEESEFGASVDQFFECFDELRASQSALGNSGMWNWTCSVFSAITAASNLASGSLNIPPEQKHVETSLKATITQIVILFSFVDEDKQDEASYVHYINADFRDMQLLLQVCPQESNFEATVKHIEVSDYFSLPSQNQSANDQSLLIRKKQAAVEKACPPLTPLAGRSRYYRDHIYRDDVVKVLLLKTYAVTRCQYTVPSVTGPRSFSLNLPSLIFWVNLDLISTVLDLMKDIENSLKIYGLKDIVAKGPSPQFMTSHKETLRCNISLLDARIVFCFPCEKSQDCKSYLSWNQFIVIDLSSPSTLRDRRVQSSQRFRVTTSRSLHLSVGNIVVYFVESDYQLKCYAERVLSASDKEGHPSVISMLWQDNAVTGPWITKRVKILANSDHNTGRNKSTGKGHGFAYVTTTKDMEDFNSRTREELVSTSSFFLHVHVAPTTIDLDSSLYQTLHDHLHHMTDWLSCIASEKHPSSSQSSILLECDYVEVSVCVAPAENIKGSIQNELPGSWGKLKLKVTKFELLTVSNTGGSLDASFLWVGHGEGNLRGSTTGVPDDEFVLISCDNSTRGRGNGEGSNVLSSRFPGSDIIHMWDPENIVSQVSINIRCATVVAVGGRLDWFDTIISFFSHISSESNQVNDDVLEKEDSSFVLNLIDIALSYEPYSSNAEAEPGSSQEQCVAGLLAASGLKLSKFSSANCVENDYEIKAHDLGVLLCEEFGLRNLHGSYSDQNLRQIGYVKVAEETHVEAVLRMNCKNGHEWELECSESHVVLDTCQDTTFGLARLAAQIQQIYAPDFEEAIVHLQSRWDNIQVALEGYKSRSSSNYSTSSNSDTNGDIYTANLMDEISEGAFNLDAHHERVSGPFFGLEDNETSCSHATLPELIDGYFLSDMRLLPESSSNYRPQSTKSATPKEVGAQVENGWYGDSLLNIVEDHVLGIAEKTDSRQVIGTKPSVTQTGNVNVKGCVVLKNLNVRWTLYAGSDWQYTRDKAVCLEFALLKMGLLCDIFPDGETYVSKLSVSIQDFSINDVSKGAPWIQVLGCYQSKDRPRESRSKAFKLDLESVRPHPSTPLEEYRLKVAILPMRLHLHQSQLEFLISFFGGKNMSPDHVQDIIELELPQKSYTSLGGCRIIEEALLPYFQKFSISSFVVRVDYIPSRVDVAALGHGKYAELVNLFQWKGVELKLKHVQAVGVYGWSSVCETIIGEWLEDISQNQIHKLLKGLPPIRSLVAVGSSAAKLVSLPVKNYKKDRKIVKGMQRGTIAFLRSVSLEAIGLGAHITAGAHAILLQAEDIISTSPPTSPLQNRGSSNARPGQPKDARQGIQQP, encoded by the exons atgttttcttgGAATTTTGCAAAATCTGCAGAGGCCATGTTTTCAAGATTGGCTGTAAAAAAGATTTGCAAGTTtttattgaagaaaaaattAGGGCAAATTATATTGGGGGATATTGATGTTAATCAGCTTGATGTTCAATTAAGTAGTGGCATAATTCAGCTTTCTGATTTAGCACTTAATGTTgattttattaatcaaaag TTTGGTGAAGAAGCTATCTTGGTTGTGAAAGAAGGGTCGATTGGGTCTTTAACCGTTAGACTTCCATGGAAGAATAGAAACTGTGAAATTGAGTTGGAAGAACTCGAGGTTGTACTTGCCCTTGGTCGAAAAGAAAGTGGTCGATTTGCAACTGAAGCTTCTATTTCAGGTCAAGATGGGAATACGTATAATAGTTATGACTTTATGGCACATGAAAATGAAATGGGTAACAGTACTATAACGGGCGCTTCTGTGGATATTCATGAAGGAGTGAAAACTATTGCCAAGATGGTTAAATGGTTGCTTACAAGTTTCCATGTGAGAATCAAAAAGTTAATAGTTGCTCTTGATCCGTCTGCAGAAGATATGGAGGGAAAAGGGGACTGCAGGACGTTGGTTGTGAGATTTGGTGAAGTGGAATGTGGTACGGGAGTTTCTGAAGATGTTAACCTTAATAGTGAAGGGGCGGTTGATGGTTTTCTTGGGCTGAGTAGGTTGACTAATTTTGTGAAGTTTGATGGAGCAATACTTGAGTTTCTTCGGTTAGATGGTGATGGAGAAACTTGGGGTGAAATGTTTTCAGGATGTTGTTCAGTCAATGCGACTACACCAGTCATTACAGGAGAAAAAGGTGGATTTTCGGGTACCATAAAGCTGAGTATACCATGGAAAAATGGCTCTCTAGATATCAGAAAACTTGATGCTGATGTATATGTCGATCCTTTAGAAATAAGATTCCAACCTAGCTCATTGAAAAATTTCATGTATTTTATGCATGTTTTTGAGGAACTTAACAAAGACCGCAATAGTTATATGCATAGTAAAGCAAGTGAATCTGTATACCACAGTGTATCATCATCCCATGGTTattcatcaacttcaagttcTTTTGGTCTTTATTCTCAGAAACCTGTAGCATTTTCACCTGAATCACATTCTTCAGCTGGAAGTGATTCGGTCTTGGATGCTTTGTTACGTAGTTCACATCTAATATCAGACTGGATGGCATCACCCATCACCAGCAACCAGGAACTAAAAACTGAAGAATCAGAATTTGGGGCCAG TGTCGATCAATTCTTTGAGTGTTTTGATGAATTAAGAGCTTCACAATCTGCATTGGGGAATAGTGGGATGTGGAACTGGACATGCTCTGTGTTTAGTGCAATAACTGCTGCATCCAACCTTGCTTCAGGATCTCTTAATATTCCACCTG AACAGAAacatgttgaaacaagtctcaAGGCAACAATTACACAGATTGTAATCCTATTTTCCTTTGTGGATGAAGACAAGCAAGATGAGGCTTCATATGTCCATTATATAAACGCAGATTTTCGTGACATGCAGCTGCTTTTGCAG GTCTGCCCTCAAGAATCAAACTTTGAAGCAACAGTCAAACATATTGAGGTGTCTGATTATTTCAGTCTACCATCTCAAAATCAAAGTGCGAATGATCAGAGTTTGTTGATTAGAAAGAAGCAAGCTGCAGTTGAAAAGGCTTGCCCTCCTTTGACGCCACTGGCTGGCCGTTCGAGATACTATAGGGATCACATCTATAGGGATGATGTGGTCAAAGTCTTGCTGCTCAAAACTTATGCCGTTACACGATGCCAATACACTGTGCCTTCTGTTACAGGCCCCAGATCCTTTTCTTTGAATCTGCCATCTTTAATTTTCTGGGTGAATCTTGATTTGATAAGCACAGTGTTGGATCTTATGAAAGATATCGAGAACTCCCTTAAAATATATGGTTTAAAAGACATCGTTGCAAAGGGTCCGAGTCCTCAATTTATGACTTCACATAAGGAAACTCTGAGATGCAATATTTCGCTTCTCGATGCAagaattgttttttgttttccttgTGAGAAAAGTCAAGATTGTAAGAGCTACTTATCCTGGAATCAGTTTATTGTTATTGATCTTTCTTCTCCATCTACTTTAAGAGACAGGCGGGTTCAGTCAAGTCAGAGATTTCGTGTGACAACCTCACGGTCGTTGCATTTAAGTGTGGGTAACATTGTGGTCTACTTTGTTGAATCAGATTATCAGCTCAAATGTTATGCAGAACGTGTCTTGTCTGCATCTGATAAAGAGGGCCATCCATCTGTTATAAGTATGTTGTGGCAGGATAATGCTGTTACGGGTCCTTGGATCACAAAGAGAGTGAAGATTCTTGCTAATTCAGATCATAACACCGGCCGGAATAAATCTACAGGGAAAGGCCACGGGTTTGCATATGTAACTACCACTAAAGATATGGAAGATTTCAATTCTCGAACACGAGAGGAGTTGGTTTCAACCTCTTCATTCTTCCTTCATGTCCATGTTGCCCCTACTACTATCGATCTGGACAGTTCGTTATATCAAACCTTACATGATCATTTACATCATATGACTGATTGGTTGTCATGCATAGCTTCTGAAAAACATCCCTCGTCATCTCAGTCATCTATCCTATTAGAATGTGATTATGTGGAGGTTTCTGTTTGTGTAGCACCAGCGGAAAACATCAAAGGGTCGATCCAGAATGAGCTTCCTGGCTCTTGGGgtaaattgaaattaaaagttaCCAAATTTGAGTTGTTAACTGTATCAAATACTGGTGGAAGCCTGGATGCCAGTTTTCTCTGGGTAGGCCATGGTGAGGGAAATCTACGCGGTTCCACTACAGGTGTTCCTGATGATGAGTTTGTTCTTATATCTTGTGATAACTCCACCAGGGGACGCGGGAATGGTGAAGGCTCAAATGTACTTTCTTCTAGGTTTCCCGGGTCTGATATCATACACATGTGGGACCCAGAGAATATTGTAAGTCAAGTATCAATAAATATTAGGTGTGCCACTGTCGTTGCAGTAGGTGGGCGTTTAGATTGGTTCGATAcaattatatcatttttcaGTCATATTTCAAGTGAAAGTAACCAAGTAAATGATGATGTTTTAGAAAAAGAAGACTCTTCGTTTGTGCTTAACTTGATTGATATTGCTTTGAGTTATGAACCTTACTCAAGTAATGCGGAAGCCGAACCAGGTTCTTCTCAAGAACAGTGTGTTGCTGGTCTTCTAGCAGCATCTGGTTTGAAACTCTCAAAGTTTTCATCAGCTAATTGTGTAGAGAACGATTATGAAATCAAAGCTCATGATTTGGGAGTATTGCTTTGTGAAGAGTTTGGGCTCAGGAATCTTCATGGATCTTACAGTGATCAAAATCTACGACAGATTGGGTATGTTAAAGTTGCAGAAGAAACACATGTTGAAGCGGTCTTAAGAATGAATTGCAAGAACGGCCACGAATGGGAATTAGAATGCTCTGAATCCCACGTTGTGCTGGATACTTGCCAAGATACCACCTTTGGACTCGCTCGTCTTGCAGCTCAGATTCAGCAAATATATGCCCCTGATTTTGAAGAAGCAATTGTGCATTTACAGAGTCGGTGGGATAATATCCAGGTGGCACTAGAAGGTTACAAAAGCCGAAGCTCAAGCAATTATTCAACTTCGTCTAATTCAGATACAAACGGGGACATTTATACAGCCAACTTGATGGACGAAATTTCTGAAGGAGCATTCAACTTAGATGCTCATCATGAACGTGTGTCCGGTCCGTTTTTTGGGTTGGAAGACAATGAAACATCGTGCTCACATGCTACCTTGCCCGAGCTCATAGACGGCTACTTCTTATCTGACATGCGCCTTCTACCTGAATCCTCTTCAAACTATCGACCACAGAGCACCAAATCAGCAACTCCAAAGGAGGTGGGGGCTCAAGTTGAAAATGGATGGTATGGCGATTCACTGTTAAATATTGTAGAAGACCATGTTTTGGGTATTGCGGAAAAAACCGATTCCAGACAAGTCATTGGAACCAAGCCTTCTGTCACACAGACGGGGAATGTGAATGTTAAGGGTTGTGTGGTTCTGAAAAATCTTAATGTAAGGTGGACACTGTATGCAGGTTCTGACTGGCAGTATACAAGGGATAAAGCTGTTTGTTTAGAATTCGCACTGTTGAAGATGGGTCTCCTGTGTGACATATTCCCTGATGGTGAAACATATGTGTCTAAACTTTCGGTGTCAATTCAGGATTTTTCTATCAATGATGTCAGCAAGGGTGCACCCTGGATACAG GTTCTTGGTTGTTATCAATCAAAAGATCGTCCTAGAGAATCCCGTTCTAAAGCATTCAAGCTAGATTTAGAATCCGTTAGACCGCATCCCTCAACTCCTCTGGAGGAATACCG GCTAAAAGTTGCAATACTTCCTATGCGTTTGCATCTTCATCAAAGCCAACTTGAATTCCTGATCAGCTTTTTTGGAGGAAAAAATATGTCTCCTGATCATGTTCAGGATATTATTGAATTGGAGTTACCACAAAAGAGCTACACCAGCCTAGGAGGTTGTAGGATAATAGAGGAGGCGTTACTTCCCTATTTTCAG AAGTTCAGCATATCATCTTTTGTTGTTCGGGTTGACTACATTCCTTCTCGTGTTGACGTAGCTGCATTAGGCCACGGGAAATATGCTGAGCTTGTTAATCTTTTTCAGTGGAAG GGGGTAGAGCTAAAACTGAAACATGTTCAAGCTGTCGGTGTTTATGGTTGGAGTAGTGTATGTGAGACAATAATTGGCGAGTGGTTGGAAGATATTTCTCAGAACCAG ATTCATAAATTACTGAAAGGTCTTCCTCCCATTCGATCACTGGTTGCCGTTGGATCTAGTGCTGCAAAGTTAGTGTCGCTACCTGTGAAGAACTACAAGAAAGATCGCAAAATAGTGAAGGGTATGCAAAGAG GTACAATTGCATTCTTGAGGAGTGTCTCACTTGAGGCTATTGGACTTGGAGCACATATTACAGCTGGGGCCCATGCTATCCTCCTTCAAGCAGAAGACATTATTTCAACCAGTCCACCGACCTCGCCTTTACAAAACAGAGGGAGTTCTAATGCCAGACCAGGTCAACCTAAAGATGCTCGCCAAGGAATACAGCAG CCTTGA